A region from the Nostoc sp. HK-01 genome encodes:
- a CDS encoding iron-containing alcohol dehydrogenase, whose product MPHQSTTTLSTQTSNSLSALAIAPAKVIRGSGVLSASPAEIALLGSRPLIIAGNQTLALTQDTLQPILEQQQLHTAQASYGADCSEASLKSLRKAAKEHKADLIIGVGGGKALDTAKLVAHQLQLPVVTIPTSAATCAAWTALSNVYSETGAFLYDVALSRCPDLLILDYDLIQTAPQHTLVAGIGDAIAKWYEASVSSGHLQQTLIIAAVQQARVLRDILFQKSAAALQKPGSEVWQEVVDATVLLAGVIGGLGGAQCRTVAAHAVHNGLTHIAGHSSIHGEKVAFGILVQLRLEEMILGNQLATTARQQLLKFYAEIGLPQKLDDLGLGNVKLSELKTAAEISLAPNSDIHRLPFKVGIEQLMAAMVSTTAPTDSRECSNRVAARAMEEQIQE is encoded by the coding sequence ATGCCCCATCAATCAACTACTACCTTGTCTACTCAAACATCTAATTCATTATCGGCACTGGCGATCGCTCCGGCAAAAGTCATCCGTGGATCTGGAGTCTTGTCAGCATCACCAGCAGAGATTGCCCTTTTAGGCAGTCGTCCTTTAATCATTGCTGGCAATCAAACTCTAGCCCTCACTCAAGATACTTTACAACCAATTTTAGAACAACAACAGTTGCATACTGCTCAAGCATCCTATGGTGCCGATTGTTCGGAAGCGAGTTTGAAATCTTTAAGGAAGGCAGCGAAAGAACACAAAGCTGATCTGATTATCGGTGTTGGGGGCGGGAAAGCCTTGGATACAGCTAAATTAGTTGCCCATCAGTTACAGTTACCAGTGGTGACAATTCCCACTTCCGCAGCTACCTGTGCAGCTTGGACAGCCCTTTCTAATGTGTATTCTGAGACAGGGGCTTTTTTGTATGATGTGGCGTTGTCTCGCTGTCCCGATTTATTAATTCTGGACTACGACTTGATTCAAACAGCACCACAACATACATTAGTCGCCGGGATTGGTGATGCGATCGCTAAATGGTATGAAGCCTCTGTGAGTAGTGGACACTTGCAGCAGACTTTAATTATTGCCGCAGTCCAACAAGCCAGAGTTTTGCGGGATATTTTATTTCAAAAGTCAGCCGCTGCGCTACAAAAACCAGGCAGTGAAGTTTGGCAAGAAGTTGTTGATGCGACCGTTTTACTCGCGGGAGTCATTGGCGGACTGGGTGGGGCGCAGTGTCGGACTGTTGCCGCCCATGCTGTACACAACGGCTTAACTCATATTGCCGGACACAGCAGCATTCACGGAGAAAAAGTCGCATTTGGTATCTTGGTGCAACTACGTTTAGAAGAAATGATTTTGGGTAATCAGTTAGCCACCACTGCACGCCAACAGTTGTTGAAATTTTATGCAGAGATTGGCTTGCCCCAAAAATTAGATGATTTGGGCCTAGGCAATGTCAAATTAAGCGAGTTAAAAACAGCGGCGGAAATTTCTCTCGCACCTAATTCGGACATTCATCGCTTACCTTTCAAGGTAGGGATAGAACAGCTGATGGCCGCAATGGTTTCTACCACGGCACCAACCGACAGTAGAGAATGTAGCAATCGGGTTGCTGCTAGGGCAATGGAAGAGCAAATTCAGGAGTAA
- a CDS encoding radical SAM domain-containing protein, whose protein sequence is MGINLQQAMDIGKYLVTQRFLGRKRFPLVLMLEPLFRCNLACSGCGKIQHPVEILKRNLTPEECFAAVEECGAPVVSIPGGEPLLHPQIDEIVRGLVERKKYVYLCTNGLLLEKSLDKFQPSPYFTFSVHLDGMREWHDKCVDRKGVFDTAVQAIRAAKAKGFRVTTNTTIFEGADIKEMQEFFDFLDSLNIDGMMISPGYSYEWAPDQDHFLQREQTRALFREILTPYTSGKKNWNFNHNPLFLDFLIGEKDYECTPWGSPSYSVLGWQKPCYLLNEGHYTSFKELLDKTDWSQYGRASGNPQCADCMVHCGYEPTAAMDAMQPQNIARSLGTVFGRS, encoded by the coding sequence GTGGGAATTAATCTACAACAAGCGATGGATATTGGGAAGTATCTGGTAACTCAGCGTTTTTTAGGGCGCAAACGCTTCCCCTTAGTATTGATGCTAGAACCATTATTTCGTTGTAATTTAGCTTGTTCTGGTTGTGGCAAAATTCAGCACCCCGTGGAAATTCTCAAACGTAATCTCACACCAGAAGAGTGCTTCGCCGCTGTGGAAGAGTGTGGCGCACCTGTAGTTTCCATTCCTGGGGGAGAACCACTACTCCATCCCCAAATTGATGAAATTGTACGCGGGTTAGTAGAGCGTAAGAAATATGTTTACTTGTGTACCAATGGGTTGTTACTAGAAAAAAGCCTCGACAAATTTCAACCTTCACCTTACTTTACCTTCAGCGTTCATTTAGATGGAATGCGAGAATGGCATGATAAATGTGTCGATCGCAAAGGCGTGTTTGATACTGCCGTACAAGCCATTCGTGCAGCCAAAGCCAAAGGTTTTCGCGTCACCACCAACACCACTATCTTTGAAGGTGCAGATATCAAAGAAATGCAAGAATTCTTTGATTTTCTCGATAGTCTAAACATTGATGGGATGATGATTTCCCCTGGCTATAGCTATGAATGGGCCCCAGATCAAGATCATTTCCTCCAGCGTGAACAAACCCGCGCCCTCTTCCGGGAAATTCTTACTCCCTACACATCGGGTAAGAAAAACTGGAACTTCAACCATAATCCTTTGTTCCTAGACTTTCTGATTGGCGAAAAAGACTATGAATGTACACCTTGGGGAAGTCCCAGTTATAGCGTCCTCGGTTGGCAAAAACCCTGTTATTTGTTAAACGAAGGCCATTACACCAGTTTTAAAGAATTGTTAGACAAAACAGACTGGAGTCAATACGGCCGCGCCAGTGGTAATCCCCAGTGTGCCGATTGTATGGTTCACTGCGGCTACGAACCAACCGCCGCAATGGACGCAATGCAACCGCAAAACATTGCCCGTTCTCTAGGAACAGTGTTTGGTAGAAGTTAA
- a CDS encoding farnesyl-diphosphate farnesyltransferase, whose product MDLRGDALQILKETSRTFYIPISILPSGLQEAVASAYLCMRAIDEIEDHPELDNSTKAQLLHKISLTLQAGVDGFAVDAFSVGFSGYEDVLAEVTLRVREWSLLAPETIAPRIWDATAAMADRMAHWADRNWKIETESDLDRYTFGVAGAVGLLLSDLWTWYDGTQTNRTLAIGFGRGLQSVNILRNHIEDMGRGVDFFPEGWTVTQMQEYALRNLALADAYTQALPTGPALNFCQIPLTLAHGTIDALANGKEKLSRSDVIALLEQLNAVNVKAS is encoded by the coding sequence ATGGATTTACGTGGTGATGCCTTGCAAATCCTTAAAGAAACTAGTCGAACTTTTTATATTCCAATTAGTATTTTACCGTCAGGATTGCAAGAAGCCGTTGCATCAGCATATTTGTGTATGCGTGCCATTGATGAAATTGAAGATCATCCAGAACTGGATAATTCTACAAAGGCACAACTGTTACACAAGATAAGTTTGACATTACAAGCAGGAGTTGATGGCTTTGCAGTTGATGCTTTCTCAGTAGGATTTAGTGGCTATGAGGATGTCTTAGCAGAAGTAACTCTGAGAGTAAGGGAATGGTCATTATTAGCCCCTGAGACTATTGCACCACGAATTTGGGATGCAACCGCAGCAATGGCTGATCGGATGGCTCATTGGGCAGACAGAAACTGGAAAATTGAAACAGAGTCTGATTTAGATCGTTACACCTTTGGGGTTGCAGGCGCAGTTGGATTGTTACTTTCTGATTTATGGACTTGGTACGATGGTACGCAAACCAACCGCACTCTAGCAATTGGCTTTGGTCGTGGCTTACAATCTGTGAACATTCTCCGCAACCATATTGAAGATATGGGACGTGGTGTAGACTTCTTTCCAGAAGGTTGGACAGTAACACAAATGCAAGAGTATGCCTTACGCAACTTAGCTTTAGCAGATGCTTATACTCAAGCTTTGCCTACTGGCCCTGCTTTAAACTTTTGTCAAATTCCCTTAACTTTGGCACATGGTACGATTGATGCTCTAGCCAATGGTAAAGAAAAACTCAGTCGCAGCGATGTCATTGCCTTGCTTGAGCAATTAAATGCTGTAAATGTCAAAGCCAGTTAA
- a CDS encoding O-antigen polymerase, whose translation MLGASLKLAFDHPNPQSQFAWNSCQIGLLIFPLAPFLGFVAMALAALITWLQKSRTIIRRPINRGFALFTLFLVITSGFATNQTDAFLGLFNLVPYFFVFAGLNSLIQTIAQLRHIAWILVIGAVPVIIMGFGQLFLAWALKLQFLWIVLDWAIAPGGEPPGRMAALFMHANLLAAYLAIVFTVGLGLLLEQWQLKKKKNSQLYFLTLTVIASFAALILTNSRNGWAIAIIACLAYALYQGWRILVGSVVAVVTTILLAAFAPSPIAQIFRRVVPAFFWARLNDEMYPDRPVALMRKTQWEFAWSLAQQHPFTGWGLRSFSALYKAKMHIDLGHPHNLFLMLSAETGFPTTLVFCGLLAWILIAGIQFLRQSNYLPKTDKLIFFSYLLVFGQWILFNTVDVTLFDFRVNTLSWLFLSAICGVVFHSHQNHKLSPNEN comes from the coding sequence ATGTTGGGAGCCAGCTTGAAACTTGCTTTTGATCATCCCAACCCGCAAAGCCAATTTGCTTGGAATTCTTGCCAAATTGGGCTATTAATTTTTCCCCTTGCGCCGTTTTTAGGGTTTGTGGCGATGGCTTTGGCAGCTTTAATCACTTGGCTGCAAAAATCCCGCACAATTATTCGCCGCCCGATCAATCGGGGATTTGCCCTGTTTACTTTATTCCTGGTAATTACGTCAGGATTTGCAACGAATCAAACCGATGCTTTTTTAGGTTTATTTAATTTAGTACCTTACTTTTTTGTTTTTGCCGGCTTAAATAGTTTAATTCAGACTATTGCTCAATTGCGCCACATAGCTTGGATTTTGGTAATTGGTGCTGTACCAGTAATCATTATGGGCTTTGGACAATTGTTTTTAGCTTGGGCTTTAAAATTACAGTTTTTGTGGATTGTTTTAGATTGGGCGATCGCACCTGGAGGAGAACCGCCAGGGCGAATGGCGGCTTTATTTATGCACGCCAACCTCTTGGCTGCTTATCTAGCGATCGTCTTTACTGTAGGGTTGGGGCTATTGCTAGAACAATGGCAATTAAAAAAGAAAAAAAATTCTCAACTCTATTTTCTTACCCTGACTGTAATTGCCAGTTTTGCCGCCTTAATTTTAACTAACTCGCGCAACGGATGGGCGATCGCCATAATTGCCTGTTTAGCTTACGCACTATATCAAGGTTGGCGCATCTTGGTTGGTAGCGTTGTTGCTGTTGTAACTACCATTCTTTTAGCAGCTTTTGCCCCTTCCCCCATTGCCCAAATTTTTCGCCGAGTTGTCCCGGCTTTCTTTTGGGCGCGGTTAAACGATGAAATGTATCCAGATCGACCAGTGGCTTTAATGCGAAAAACTCAGTGGGAGTTTGCTTGGTCTTTAGCACAACAGCATCCCTTCACTGGTTGGGGTTTACGTAGTTTCTCCGCACTCTACAAAGCCAAGATGCACATTGATTTAGGTCATCCTCATAACTTGTTTTTAATGCTATCGGCGGAAACGGGATTTCCTACTACTCTTGTGTTTTGTGGTTTACTAGCTTGGATATTAATTGCAGGCATTCAATTTTTGCGCCAATCCAATTATTTACCTAAAACCGATAAGTTAATATTCTTCAGTTATCTTTTGGTATTTGGGCAATGGATACTATTTAATACAGTGGATGTCACTTTATTTGATTTTCGAGTTAATACACTCTCCTGGTTATTTTTATCAGCTATTTGTGGAGTTGTATTTCACTCTCATCAAAATCACAAGCTTTCGCCAAATGAAAACTAG
- a CDS encoding FAD dependent oxidoreductase, giving the protein MIDVAVIGAGMAGLVCAQQLKQAGYSVLVVEKSRGLGGRVATRRLHETWADHGACYLKPQGEFFQEFVDLLRDRQIITVWNHHELPNAAPRYIAPAGMSAIAKFLAQGLDVFLNQRVMAIHPTPENAWQLILESSHEEITAKAIVLAIPAPQAVMLLEPLGENLLGTDFLNNLRAVEFAPCISAIAGYPADSLLLPDWQAQSFTNDPILGWIGLDSSKRPQPPQPVFVVQSSAKFAQQHLETSDLQPVGQEMLQQAAQTLALPWLETPLWLQVHRWRYAFPSHPWTETVLSANTSLPLVCCGDWCGGNLVEGAMLSGLAASVAINHHLHQLTLTSVNFFKIFTF; this is encoded by the coding sequence ATGATAGATGTTGCAGTGATTGGTGCTGGCATGGCGGGTTTAGTTTGCGCCCAGCAGTTAAAGCAAGCGGGATATTCGGTGTTAGTTGTAGAAAAGTCTCGTGGTTTGGGGGGACGAGTCGCTACACGCCGTTTACATGAAACTTGGGCAGATCATGGGGCGTGTTATCTGAAACCCCAGGGTGAATTTTTCCAAGAGTTTGTCGATTTATTGCGCGATCGCCAAATTATCACAGTGTGGAATCATCACGAACTCCCCAACGCTGCACCGCGTTATATTGCACCTGCGGGGATGAGTGCGATCGCTAAATTTTTGGCTCAAGGTTTGGATGTGTTCTTGAATCAACGGGTGATGGCGATTCATCCAACTCCCGAAAATGCTTGGCAGTTAATTCTCGAATCTAGTCATGAAGAAATCACGGCCAAAGCTATTGTGCTGGCGATTCCTGCACCCCAAGCTGTGATGTTGTTAGAACCCTTGGGAGAAAATTTATTAGGAACAGACTTTTTAAATAACCTGCGGGCGGTAGAATTTGCGCCTTGTATCAGTGCGATCGCCGGCTATCCTGCTGATTCCCTACTCCTACCAGATTGGCAAGCCCAAAGTTTTACCAATGATCCCATTTTGGGATGGATTGGTTTAGATAGTAGCAAGCGTCCCCAGCCGCCACAACCTGTATTTGTCGTCCAAAGCAGTGCCAAGTTTGCCCAACAGCATCTAGAAACTTCAGACTTGCAACCTGTAGGACAGGAAATGTTGCAGCAAGCCGCCCAAACTCTAGCTCTTCCTTGGTTAGAAACACCCTTATGGCTGCAAGTACATCGTTGGCGTTATGCCTTTCCCAGTCATCCTTGGACAGAAACTGTTTTATCTGCCAATACTTCCCTACCTTTGGTTTGTTGTGGTGATTGGTGCGGCGGTAATCTTGTTGAAGGCGCAATGCTTTCTGGACTGGCCGCGTCCGTTGCAATTAATCATCATTTGCATCAATTAACTCTCACTAGTGTGAACTTTTTCAAAATTTTTACCTTTTAA
- a CDS encoding acriflavin resistance protein, translating into MVKVSSAKSARERFNISKLAIDFSWLTVSFWIAVTVAGLLAFSSLKYALFPDITFPVVVVNATAPLTTAVDTEAKLTKPIEERLRSLEGLDDLRSSAYPGQTAVSLAFAVGTDLEKSTSKVETALKQLSLPQGANYKIIPLNLNESAAVSYTIESTSQNLTELTKVAQDKIIPVITKVPGVLKVNLLGAPSPTPALPSAQNATPALPQSGATLVRFNGQDALAFQVIKRGNANTLEVVSRVEKEVQKLRTNLKDVKLTLAATQAEYIRHATKSTIDALIEAIVLSIVVIFPFLWSWRATLISALAIPTSLLATFIVMAIFGFNLETITLLALALVIGSIIDDAIVDVENIMRHVEDGATPRQAALLATNEIGLTVTAATLTAVAVFLPIGLMGGVVGQFFKPFGITVSAAMLASMLVARTLSPVLAIYWLKPVSAKPRKKEAKTWLGFNHAYRNLLHWSLLHRKLVVALAVLSFVGGIALIPLIPKGFIPKLDRGEFNITYTAPLPQIPDLAALQKQAAAQGLPPSGQAFQLPNPLNDSLDVAKKLEEVVRKSPAVETVFTTVGSREGEPNKGTLYIKLKEDRNITTAELQDEFRTSLPTLKGVTTSVEDIQFVDTGGQKPLQVALRGDDLQALAKASKAIKERLVNIPGLADITVTGEANQQGQFLQIQRLNNQRVAYISANLGQNLSLGDATDKVVAEAKAVLPPGVTLDLGGDSASLAEVFGSFASTLLLSALCIVVVLILLFKSWVDPVVIGVSLPLALVGALLALLFTKSDFGMISLIGFVFLLGLANKNAILLVDYINQLRESGLDRTDAILKAGPVRLRPIMMTTASTILGMLPIALGLGAGSELRSPMAVAIAGGLVSSTILSLIVVPVVYAILDDWFPRFRQEAKN; encoded by the coding sequence ATGGTAAAGGTTAGTAGCGCAAAATCTGCACGAGAACGCTTCAATATCTCCAAATTGGCCATTGACTTCTCGTGGTTGACAGTGAGTTTCTGGATTGCTGTAACGGTAGCTGGGCTTTTGGCGTTCAGTTCCCTCAAGTATGCTTTATTTCCAGATATTACTTTTCCGGTGGTGGTAGTCAACGCCACAGCACCACTGACAACAGCAGTCGATACAGAAGCCAAGCTCACCAAACCAATTGAAGAGCGCCTACGCTCTCTAGAAGGACTAGATGATCTGCGTTCATCTGCCTATCCTGGTCAAACGGCCGTTAGTTTAGCTTTTGCAGTTGGCACTGATTTAGAAAAATCCACCAGCAAGGTAGAAACTGCGCTTAAGCAGTTAAGTCTACCGCAGGGTGCAAATTACAAAATTATTCCCCTGAACCTGAACGAATCAGCAGCCGTTAGCTACACCATAGAGAGTACCTCGCAGAATCTCACAGAATTGACCAAGGTAGCACAAGACAAAATTATCCCAGTCATTACCAAAGTACCGGGAGTCTTGAAAGTCAATTTGTTAGGAGCGCCTAGCCCTACACCCGCATTACCAAGCGCCCAAAATGCAACTCCGGCACTTCCCCAAAGCGGAGCCACATTAGTCAGGTTTAATGGGCAAGATGCACTGGCTTTTCAAGTCATCAAACGAGGTAACGCCAACACCTTAGAAGTGGTGAGTCGGGTAGAAAAAGAAGTGCAGAAGTTGAGAACCAACCTCAAGGATGTCAAACTCACCTTAGCTGCGACCCAAGCCGAGTATATTCGTCATGCCACCAAGTCAACCATAGACGCGCTAATTGAAGCCATAGTGTTGTCAATTGTGGTGATCTTTCCTTTCTTGTGGAGTTGGCGAGCCACTCTCATTTCGGCACTGGCGATTCCAACTTCGTTGTTGGCGACATTTATCGTTATGGCGATTTTTGGCTTCAACTTAGAGACAATTACCCTACTGGCTTTGGCCTTGGTAATTGGCAGTATTATTGACGATGCGATCGTTGATGTCGAAAACATCATGCGCCATGTTGAAGATGGTGCAACTCCTCGTCAAGCGGCATTATTAGCTACTAATGAAATTGGTTTGACTGTGACTGCGGCCACATTGACAGCTGTGGCAGTATTCCTGCCTATAGGTTTAATGGGTGGGGTAGTTGGACAATTCTTCAAACCCTTTGGCATCACCGTTTCAGCTGCAATGTTAGCTTCTATGCTGGTGGCGCGGACTTTATCACCAGTGCTGGCTATTTACTGGCTAAAACCTGTATCTGCTAAACCCCGTAAAAAAGAAGCCAAGACATGGTTAGGGTTTAACCATGCTTACCGCAACTTACTGCACTGGTCTTTACTACACCGTAAGCTAGTCGTAGCATTAGCAGTCCTCAGTTTTGTAGGTGGGATAGCCTTGATTCCCCTAATTCCCAAAGGATTTATCCCGAAACTCGATCGCGGTGAGTTTAACATCACTTATACTGCTCCTTTACCACAAATACCAGATTTAGCAGCTTTACAAAAACAGGCGGCCGCCCAAGGTCTTCCCCCCTCTGGACAAGCTTTCCAGTTGCCTAACCCCCTCAACGACTCTCTAGACGTTGCTAAGAAATTAGAAGAAGTTGTGAGGAAATCGCCAGCCGTGGAAACAGTATTTACTACTGTTGGTTCCCGTGAAGGCGAGCCAAATAAAGGCACACTCTACATCAAACTCAAAGAAGACCGCAATATTACCACCGCCGAACTGCAAGACGAATTCCGCACCAGCTTGCCCACATTAAAGGGAGTAACAACCAGTGTCGAAGATATTCAATTTGTTGATACAGGTGGACAAAAACCTTTACAAGTGGCGTTGCGAGGTGATGATTTACAAGCTTTAGCCAAGGCCAGCAAAGCCATTAAAGAACGCTTAGTCAACATTCCCGGATTGGCTGATATTACAGTGACCGGTGAAGCTAATCAACAAGGCCAATTCTTGCAAATTCAGCGTTTGAATAATCAACGAGTCGCCTATATCAGTGCCAACCTTGGTCAAAATTTATCATTGGGTGATGCAACTGACAAAGTTGTGGCAGAAGCAAAAGCTGTCTTACCTCCTGGTGTGACTCTTGATTTAGGTGGCGATTCTGCCAGCTTGGCAGAGGTATTTGGCAGTTTTGCCTCGACTTTGTTGTTGTCAGCCCTGTGTATTGTTGTAGTGCTAATTTTACTCTTCAAAAGTTGGGTAGACCCGGTAGTGATTGGTGTTTCCTTACCTTTGGCCTTGGTAGGGGCATTACTGGCGCTATTGTTTACTAAGAGCGACTTCGGGATGATTTCGCTGATTGGCTTTGTCTTTTTATTAGGACTGGCCAATAAAAATGCGATTTTGCTGGTGGATTATATTAACCAACTACGTGAATCAGGCTTAGATCGCACCGACGCTATCTTAAAAGCTGGGCCAGTGCGTTTGCGACCAATTATGATGACGACTGCTTCCACAATTTTAGGGATGTTACCCATTGCTTTGGGTTTAGGTGCTGGTTCAGAATTGCGATCGCCTATGGCTGTGGCTATTGCTGGAGGTTTGGTCAGTTCCACAATCCTCAGCTTAATTGTCGTACCCGTAGTTTACGCCATCTTAGATGACTGGTTCCCGCGCTTTCGTCAGGAGGCAAAAAATTAA
- a CDS encoding NAD-dependent epimerase/dehydratase — MQAFVTGGTGFVGSHLVRLLLQQGYKVTALVRPSSNLANLRGLDVELVKGDLTEPEIWQQMRGCQYLFHVAAHYSLWQVDKQLLYRHNVIGTRNILEAAHKAGIERTVYTSSVSAIGVGPGGKPVDETYQSPVEKLIGSYKQSKFLAEQEAKQAAARGQNVVIVNPSSPIGSLDIKPTPTGDIILRFLRREMPFYLDTGLNFIDVRDVAWGHLLALQKGKSGDRYILGHQNLSLKQLLEQLAEITNLPAPQRTIPAWIPLSVAWIDETILAPLGKTPSVPIDGVRMAQQHMYYDASKAVRELGLPQSPLKAALKDAVDWFIAEGYVK; from the coding sequence ATGCAGGCCTTTGTCACAGGGGGAACTGGTTTTGTCGGTTCCCACTTGGTGCGGTTACTACTGCAACAAGGATACAAAGTCACAGCTTTGGTACGTCCTAGCAGCAATTTAGCCAATTTACGCGGCTTGGATGTGGAACTAGTCAAAGGCGATTTGACAGAGCCTGAGATTTGGCAACAAATGCGGGGTTGTCAATATTTATTCCATGTTGCCGCCCATTATTCATTGTGGCAAGTAGACAAACAACTACTATATCGCCACAACGTTATCGGCACACGCAATATTCTTGAAGCCGCCCACAAAGCCGGAATTGAGCGCACTGTTTATACCAGTTCAGTATCAGCCATAGGAGTCGGGCCAGGCGGTAAACCTGTCGATGAAACTTATCAAAGTCCAGTAGAAAAACTGATTGGCAGTTACAAACAGTCAAAATTTCTCGCCGAACAAGAAGCGAAACAAGCTGCCGCTAGAGGGCAAAATGTCGTAATTGTCAACCCTAGTAGCCCAATTGGTTCTTTAGATATTAAGCCTACACCCACCGGAGATATTATCCTGCGGTTTTTGCGGCGAGAAATGCCCTTTTATCTAGATACTGGCCTAAATTTCATTGATGTGCGGGATGTGGCTTGGGGACATTTACTGGCGTTACAAAAAGGTAAGTCAGGCGATCGCTATATCTTAGGACACCAAAACCTCAGCCTCAAACAACTACTAGAACAACTTGCCGAAATTACCAATTTACCAGCACCCCAGCGCACCATCCCGGCTTGGATACCCTTGAGTGTGGCTTGGATTGATGAGACAATTCTGGCACCTTTAGGAAAAACACCTTCAGTCCCCATCGATGGTGTCCGTATGGCTCAACAACACATGTATTACGACGCTAGTAAAGCTGTCCGCGAGTTGGGACTACCCCAGTCTCCCTTAAAAGCAGCCTTAAAAGATGCTGTCGATTGGTTTATCGCTGAAGGCTATGTCAAATGA
- a CDS encoding aspartate aminotransferase → MTLNWIAPAERIQKLPAYVFARLDELKAKAREQGLDLIDLGMGNPDGPTPQPVVEAAIAALQNPANHGYPPFEGTASFRRAITNWYNRRYGVVLDPDSEALPLLGSKEGLGHLAMAYINPGDVVLVPSPAYPAHFRGPVIAGAQVHNLILKPENDWLIDLAAIPEEVAQKAKILYFNYPSNPTAATAPREFFEEIVAFARKYEIMLVHDLCYAELAFDGYQPTSLLEIPGAKEIGVEFHTLSKTYNMAGWRVGFVVGNSQIIQGLRTLKTNLDYGIFAALQTAAETALQLPDVYLHEVQQRYRTRRDFLIKGLGELGWDIPTTKATMYLWVKCPVGTSSTDFALNVLQQTGVVVTPGNAFGVAGEGYVRISLIADCDRLGEALLRFKQAGISYQSETLVSVPL, encoded by the coding sequence ATGACACTGAATTGGATTGCCCCAGCAGAACGCATACAGAAACTGCCCGCTTATGTATTTGCTCGTTTAGATGAACTGAAAGCAAAGGCACGGGAACAAGGACTGGATTTAATTGATTTGGGTATGGGGAACCCCGATGGCCCCACACCACAACCAGTGGTAGAAGCAGCGATCGCCGCTTTGCAAAATCCGGCAAATCATGGTTATCCGCCCTTTGAAGGTACTGCTAGTTTTCGTCGTGCCATCACCAATTGGTATAATCGCCGCTATGGTGTAGTACTTGATCCTGATAGCGAAGCCTTACCGCTACTCGGTTCTAAAGAGGGATTAGGACATTTGGCAATGGCCTATATCAACCCTGGTGATGTAGTTTTAGTGCCTTCACCGGCTTATCCTGCTCATTTTCGTGGGCCTGTAATTGCTGGGGCGCAAGTCCATAACTTAATTCTCAAACCAGAGAACGATTGGTTGATAGATTTAGCGGCAATTCCCGAAGAAGTAGCCCAAAAAGCCAAGATTCTTTATTTCAATTATCCCAGTAATCCCACCGCGGCCACTGCACCGCGAGAATTTTTTGAGGAAATTGTCGCCTTTGCCCGGAAATACGAAATTATGCTGGTGCATGACTTGTGTTATGCCGAGTTAGCTTTTGATGGCTATCAACCCACCAGTTTGTTAGAAATTCCGGGTGCAAAAGAAATTGGTGTGGAGTTTCATACTTTATCCAAAACTTACAACATGGCTGGTTGGCGAGTGGGTTTTGTCGTCGGCAACAGTCAAATTATCCAAGGTTTACGGACACTTAAAACTAATTTGGATTATGGGATTTTTGCAGCATTGCAAACAGCTGCTGAGACGGCTTTGCAACTGCCAGATGTATATTTGCACGAAGTCCAACAGCGTTACCGCACCCGCCGCGACTTTTTGATTAAAGGATTAGGTGAGTTGGGTTGGGACATTCCCACAACCAAGGCTACTATGTATCTCTGGGTGAAATGCCCTGTGGGTACTAGTTCTACAGATTTTGCCTTGAATGTATTACAACAAACAGGCGTGGTGGTGACTCCCGGTAATGCCTTTGGGGTTGCAGGTGAAGGGTATGTGCGAATCAGTTTGATTGCAGATTGCGATCGCTTGGGTGAAGCCTTACTTAGGTTTAAGCAAGCTGGGATCTCATATCAATCTGAAACATTAGTTTCTGTGCCACTTTAA